The stretch of DNA CGCAGGCTCTGGCACGCCCTCGGCGGCCTCAAGATCCCCGTCATAAAGAGGCATCCGCAGATCACCCTCGACAAAGGTACAGTCGCCAAACAGCCGGGCCGCCTCGCGCATCAGTTTGGTATTGGTGGCCTCCGCCCGCAAAGACCCCGAAATCCCCAGCAAAATTGGCGTCGTCATAATCCGTCCTTCATTCCCTATCCACGATCAGAATGGCGCGATCCCCCCACAAAGCAAGAGGCCCCGGCGATGAACCGGGGCCTCTGATACTGGTTTGAGCGGTTTTTCGGCCTAGGCCGGGTTGGGCAGGATCACGATCTCCACCCGGCGGTTCTGCTGTTTGCCCGCGGCGGTGGCGTTGGTCGCAATCGGCTGGCTCTCGCCCCGGCCAAAGGCCTGCACGCGGTTGAACGGCACGCCCTGCCCGATCAGCACGTCGGAAACGGCATTGGCACGGCGTTCGGACAGTTGCTGGTTAAACGCGGCATCGCCGTCGCTGTCGGTGTGGCCGATGATCTGCACGGTCGACGCGGGATAGCGATCCAGGCTGCGGGCCAGCGCGGCCATGTCCGATGTCAGACCGGGGCGCACTGTAAAGCTGTTCACGTCAAACAGGATCGCCTCGGGAAAGGACACGATCAAGCGGTCGCCGGTGTTGGTGATGGTCACGCCACTGGCCAACTCGCGGCGCAGTTCGGCCTCCTGCTGGTCCAGGTCATACCCGATGGCACCGCCAACAAGGCCGCCAACGACGGCGCCCGCCACAGCGGCGCTCCGGTCACCTGCAATGGCGCCGATGACCGCGCCCGACGCGGCACCGATGGCCGCACCACGGTTGCGGTTCTGGTTGATGGTTTCACCGCTCGGTCCGGTGGTGCCCAGCGCGTTCGGGTCGGTACACGCGCTCAGCGCGGCGATGGCGCCAATGGCGAAAACTACGGGGGATTTAAGCATATCTTTTGTCCTACTGCCTTCCAAAACGGGGACGCGTTCGGGCACACCCCCTTATCGTGGACGCAAGATAGGCACGGTTTGTTCCCGGAAATAGGGGGAAAATGTAATCAGCAACATCCCGCGCAGAGTTGTGAGAACGCGTGTCAGGCCTCCGCACGCGCGGATTCGTAGGCCAAGAGCGCGCGTTTCACAGGCAACCCCCAGTGATAACCACCAAGCCCCCCGGACTTGCGCAACGCCCGGTGGCACGGGATCAGCCAGCTGACCGGGTTGCGGCCCACGGCGGTGCCCACGGCACGCACGGCACGCGGGTTGCCGATGCTTTCGGCAATCTCGGAATAGGTGGTCACGTGGCCCGACGGGATCTGCAACAGCGCCTCCCACACCTTGATCTGGAACGGCGCCCCGATCAGGTACAACGGTGCCTGCCGCAATTCCGCATCCTCGGCCCCAAAGGCGGCCAGCACCCAGGGGCGCAAACGCATGGGGTCCTCGACATAGTCGGCCTTGGGCCAGCGGCGGACCAGATCCTGCATCGCGCCCTCCTCGCCCATCTCGGCGGCAAAGCCCAAGCCGCAAATCCCCTTGTCGGTGCCCATGACCAACGCAAGGCCAAAGGGCGACTCGAACCACCCCCAGTAAATGGTCAGACCAGCGCCGCCCTTGGCATAGTCGCCGGGGCTCATGGATTCCCACCGCAGAAACAGGTCATGCAGCCGCCCCGACCCGCTCAACCCCGTGGCATGGGCCGTCTCAAGGGTCGTGAACC from Tateyamaria omphalii encodes:
- a CDS encoding OmpA family protein, whose amino-acid sequence is MLKSPVVFAIGAIAALSACTDPNALGTTGPSGETINQNRNRGAAIGAASGAVIGAIAGDRSAAVAGAVVGGLVGGAIGYDLDQQEAELRRELASGVTITNTGDRLIVSFPEAILFDVNSFTVRPGLTSDMAALARSLDRYPASTVQIIGHTDSDGDAAFNQQLSERRANAVSDVLIGQGVPFNRVQAFGRGESQPIATNATAAGKQQNRRVEIVILPNPA
- a CDS encoding methylated-DNA--[protein]-cysteine S-methyltransferase, whose amino-acid sequence is MEQMTDIPTETGYHFNVMRRAIDLIDGAEAPLSLEALAAEMGMSPAHFQRIFSRWVGVSPKRYQQYLALGHAKALLNERFTTLETAHATGLSGSGRLHDLFLRWESMSPGDYAKGGAGLTIYWGWFESPFGLALVMGTDKGICGLGFAAEMGEEGAMQDLVRRWPKADYVEDPMRLRPWVLAAFGAEDAELRQAPLYLIGAPFQIKVWEALLQIPSGHVTTYSEIAESIGNPRAVRAVGTAVGRNPVSWLIPCHRALRKSGGLGGYHWGLPVKRALLAYESARAEA